CGCCATCCAGCTCATACTTGCCTGGAGCCACCTGACTAAAGTCTGTCGAAAGAAGGTGCTCAAACCCCTTTTGGAATCGCTCACCCAATGCGTAATAGCGCTCGCAGTTTGCTAATTGATCAATTATCATATCTAATACTTTGAGAGCGAATTAACGGCATTCGGACCTAAAAGACAAGTCGCTATTGACATCCTTTAGTTGATACTAATTACCCTTGGGGAGCTTCTCCTGCAAGTCCTGCAACCAAAGGATCAGCTGAGCTGCTTCCGTGCTGTTATTGGTTTTATCCTCGGTATCGCTTCGCAATGACAAAGGGATGATTTTGTCCTGGTAAAAGGCATTAAATCCGTAAGCCCCAAAATCATTGCGGTGTTGCTCAATGGTCTCCACGGGACCTTTAGACGCAGGCCATATTTTGGCAATCTGACTGTCCAGCTCGGTTTTCGAAACCTGAAAGATCACACTATCAAACTTGGAGATGTGAGGATCCAACCCTCCAGACAGCCATACTACAGAATCGGCATAGGAACTCACCCGTACATTGCCGGCACCGTCTATGATCCAGTGGCTGTACTGAAAGCCCCAGGCGTGGTTGACACCAAAGTATTCAAAATAGGCTTGCTGTTCGTCCTGGTCCTCTTCACATGACCCCATGGCCACAAGCAAAATCATGAAATGTAAGAGTAATCTGGTCATCGCTCATAGTTTTTTTAATGGCGTGTAAATAAGACACGGGATTCAACAGAAAAGTTAAATCGCCAGCAAATGATCTTCAGGCAGGCATTTCTATAATTCGATAAAATACCTTCACTACTCCTCTCTCCTTACCTTGATGGTCCAATAGGTAAGTGAATCGCCTGGAGTAGGAATATACTGATGTGGCACCATGGCTGGTATCATCACAAAATCTCCTGGCAGCAGGCTGCGCTTCGAAGGATTTTGGATCACCCCGCCAAGCCAGTCTCTGATGGGTGCAGCTCCACGTACCCGCTGATCGCCAACGATGGAGTCTCCGGTGATCAACACACCACTACCTGAGCGAATAATGGCCACATCATCCCACTGCTCATGAAGCTCTACATCTCCCGGGCCTGTCCTGAGAATGACCAGAGACGGAGCTCCTTCATTGCTTCTGGACAACACCTCAGAAGCCACCATGACCGAGTCATTTTCTTTAAGGGCCAAAACTAGTTTGGCCTGAAGGAAGGCATCCTGTTGATCCTCAGAATAGAAGGTTACAGAATCCTTGAGAACAACCTCCTCAACAGGAACGGATGCTTGCTGCTGCGCAGCACTTTCCTTAGATGACTGATCACAGGAAATAAATCCCACTATTAGGGTGAGCATTGAAATGACGATTGTATTTTTCATGAATGAAGAGACTTTGTACACCATCTATTTACATCAAATCTAAACATAAAGGCACACTCTTCATTCACAACCCACCCCGCAGGTTGTGCAATAAGGGGTGTCGCTCCTACGGAGCTAACAATGTACTTTTGGGTTCGCGCTATTCACATCAGACACCGCTGGTGTCTAATCCACAGAAAATACCTTGTGAATCCAGATCAATCAGCTCCATAGGAGCGGTATGTTCTTAGATATTATTCCTAGCCGAATGAGCTGCGTAGCTGCGATATGCTCCTGACATGTCTCCTCCAAGGGCAGGAAATATTCCCACGATCCCACCTTGCTGGCATTGTTCAGTTTCCTGCCGCACAAGAAGGGAAGGTGTCGCTCCTACGGAGCTACCATGTGTTCTTGGATTCGCGCTGCCCACATCAGACACCGCTGGTGTCTGATGTGGGCAGAAAACACCTTTGAATCCAGATCAATCAGCTCCATAGGAGCGGAATGTTCTTAGATATTATTCCCAGCCGAATGAGCTGCGTAGCTGCGATATATCTCAGCAGGGGAAAGAATTCAGGAAGTTACTTCCCGACCACTCCGAGCACCGCTTGATGGGCTGGTTTGGGAGCCAAAGATCTATCGAACAACAGCGGATAGTCTGTTCTACCACGCGCAGGCCAGTTGTTTTTCCAGGATTGCCCATCGTGCACTCCCCACAAAGTAACCCTCGTGATGATGTCTTGATGCTTATGAAACAGCTCGAAAAGGTCCGCATATCTCTGAGCCAAAGCCATCTGCACAGAATCAGGCAAGCCATTTTTGTATGGGTTTGCCTCTGCATTATTTTCAAAGCTGGCTGATAGATCGGCGCCTTCTACATTTCGTGGGTTGGGTAACACTGTTATGTCGAGTTCGGTGATCATCACCTTTAGTCCTGCATTCCCAATTTTCAAAATACTGGTCTCGATTTCCTCTAAAGTTGGCCTGTCTAATCCCCAATGACCCTGCATCCCTATACCATCTATCCGCAAGCCCTTAGCTTTAATCGCTTTAGCTAGTTGCACGGCACCATCACACTTCTCTGTCCTGTTCATGCTATAATCATTGTAATAAAGTTCGGCCTCAGGATCAGCCATGGCTGCATACTCAAAGGCCTTGTATATGAAATCCACTCCTCCGATTTGGTAAAACAAGGACTCTCGAAAAGTACCATCATCATTGAGCGCCTCATTCACCACATCATAGCCTCCAATCTTGCCCTGATAGCGGCCCATAATGGCATTGATGTGATCTTTCATCCGACCAAAGAGTGCCGTGCTGTCGATAAGATCATTGTCTTCGTCCCGAAAAACCCATTCCGGTGTTTGATTGTGCCAAATAAGCGTATGCCCAACCATGAACTGATCATTTCTATCTGCCATCGCCACTAACTTATCCGTATACTCGAAGTTGAAAGTATCAGGCTTCGGGTGCACATACATCCACTTCATAGCATTCTCTGGAGTGAGGCTACTAAACTCATTCCTGATAAGTGTAGATTCGGCAGAATCTTTCTCCAGGATTTGTCCCCAGCCCAGGGCTGCTCCGATATAAAAATCGTCCGCATAGGCGGTACGCAAAGTCGGTCCCACCTTTTTCTCAGTCTGAGCACAGGACATCGTCAGGGTAAAAAACACCCCGGAAATAATCAAAAATTTTAAATCCTTCATTCTCATTATTTTTTCTTTAATTCACCATTTATCAACCTCCAGATATTGAGCGGGTTATGATCCCTCAACGCTAAGGGCAAGGAGGCCTGTGGGAAATCCTGGTAACATACCGGCCTCACAAATCTTTTGATGGCCCCTGTCCCTACGGAGGTGGACTGAGGTGCTGTGGTAGCCGGGTAAGGACCTCCATGGACCATAGCTTGCCCCACCTCAACCCCTGTTGGGTAACCGTTGAATAGTAGTCGTCCCACCTTTCGTTCCAAAATATGAATCAGGTCTTTGTATTCCTCCAGGTCTGCATCGGTACCATGGATGGTGGCGGTCAAATGTCCCTGCATTTTTCTTGCTACCTCCAGCATTTGGTCTTTTCCCTCAGCTATGACACTCAAAGTGGACGGGCCAAACACCTCTTCCTCAAGACCCGACTGCCCTAAGAAATCAGTTGCTTTTGTTTTGAAAATTTTGGACGGTACCTGGTTTTTACCCTGTCCGGAAATTCCTTCGGAAACTATCTCCACCCCTGGAAAAGATGTCAACCTGTTCACCCCGGCCTCATAGTTATCCTTGATTCCTTCAGATAGCATAGTACCTGAGGCAGTTTTAGAAACCAGGTCTCCCATTGCTTCCAAAAGCTGACTTGTTTCTGTCGATTCACTAGCGATCACCAACCCAGGATTGGTACAAAACTGGCCTACCCCCATATTCAATGAGCCAACCAGACCTGAAGCCAGACCTTCACCACGAGCGCTCACGGCTCCTGGTAATAGGAATATCGGATTAGAGCTTCCCATTTCAGCAAAGACGGGAATTGGAGTATTACGCTGATTCGCTGCATCGAAGAGCGCTTTTCCTCCCCGAAAGGAGCCAGTAAATCCAACAGCCGTAATCCTGGGGTGCAACACAATAGCCATTCCGACCTCCACTGAGGTCCCTTGTACCAGAGAGAAAACACCGTCAGGCATACCTGTTTTATTGGCTGCACTCACAATGGCTTGAGCTACCATCTCAGAGGTACCCGGGTGCAACGGATGTGCCTTCACTACCACGGGACAGCCCGCTGCCAGGGCAGAGGCCGTATCCCCTCCGGCTACAGAAAAGGCCAACGGGAAGTTACTCGCTCCAAAAATGCCCACCGGTCCCAAAGGAACCAGCATCTGCCTGATATCTGGCCGGGGAAGAGGTTGTCTATCGGGGATTGCCGTATCAATGCGCGCATCCACCCAGGAGCCCTCACGGACAAGGCTGGCAAACATTTTGAGCTGGTTGATGGTACGCATCCGCTCTCCGTTCAGGCGTGCGGCGGGAAGAGCAGTCTCTGACATACAGCGTTCGATCAGCTCATCGCCCAAAGCCCAAAGCTCATCCCCAATGGCCTCAAGGAAAAGCGCCCGATCCTCTGAAGACTGCTCTTTATATTCCTGAAAGGCGGCTTCAGCTTTCAATACTGCACTACCTACTTCAGCTTCTGTAGCTTCATAAAAGCTGATGGGTAACAGGTCTCCGGTAGCCGGATTAACGGCCCGAAAAGTGTTCCTACCCATCCCTGTTCGCTCTGATCCTATAAAATTTTGCCCCGTTAGTATCATGTCTTTTCGGTTGATTATGCTACAAAATTGATGAGGGTGCCGATATGATCGATCGTAATCCTGATCTCATCGCCCTGCTGCAATGTAAATTCGTTAGGTGGTACTATCCCCGTTCCTGTCATAAGGTAGCAACCACTTGGAAAGGAGGTTTCGAGTATTAGATAATGAACAAGGTCTTCAAATTTTCTTTTGATCTGGCTAATTTCTATCTGCCCGTGAAACATCTGCTTATCTCCTCTCAATATCTCCAGGTGGATCTCTGAATCCTCGGCCATAGGATCTTCAGAAACGTAAATACATGGGCCTACAGCAGCAGACTGGTCATAACATTTAGCCTGTGGCAGGTAGAGGGGATTCTCACCTTCTATATCACGAGAACTCATGTCATTGCCCGCTGTATAGCCTATGATCTTCCCTCCTGAACTGACCAAAAGGGTAAGCTCAGGCTCGGGTACATTCCATTTGGAA
This Marinoscillum sp. 108 DNA region includes the following protein-coding sequences:
- a CDS encoding aldehyde dehydrogenase (NADP(+)), with the translated sequence MGRNTFRAVNPATGDLLPISFYEATEAEVGSAVLKAEAAFQEYKEQSSEDRALFLEAIGDELWALGDELIERCMSETALPAARLNGERMRTINQLKMFASLVREGSWVDARIDTAIPDRQPLPRPDIRQMLVPLGPVGIFGASNFPLAFSVAGGDTASALAAGCPVVVKAHPLHPGTSEMVAQAIVSAANKTGMPDGVFSLVQGTSVEVGMAIVLHPRITAVGFTGSFRGGKALFDAANQRNTPIPVFAEMGSSNPIFLLPGAVSARGEGLASGLVGSLNMGVGQFCTNPGLVIASESTETSQLLEAMGDLVSKTASGTMLSEGIKDNYEAGVNRLTSFPGVEIVSEGISGQGKNQVPSKIFKTKATDFLGQSGLEEEVFGPSTLSVIAEGKDQMLEVARKMQGHLTATIHGTDADLEEYKDLIHILERKVGRLLFNGYPTGVEVGQAMVHGGPYPATTAPQSTSVGTGAIKRFVRPVCYQDFPQASLPLALRDHNPLNIWRLINGELKKK
- a CDS encoding endo-1,4-beta-xylanase, which encodes MKDLKFLIISGVFFTLTMSCAQTEKKVGPTLRTAYADDFYIGAALGWGQILEKDSAESTLIRNEFSSLTPENAMKWMYVHPKPDTFNFEYTDKLVAMADRNDQFMVGHTLIWHNQTPEWVFRDEDNDLIDSTALFGRMKDHINAIMGRYQGKIGGYDVVNEALNDDGTFRESLFYQIGGVDFIYKAFEYAAMADPEAELYYNDYSMNRTEKCDGAVQLAKAIKAKGLRIDGIGMQGHWGLDRPTLEEIETSILKIGNAGLKVMITELDITVLPNPRNVEGADLSASFENNAEANPYKNGLPDSVQMALAQRYADLFELFHKHQDIITRVTLWGVHDGQSWKNNWPARGRTDYPLLFDRSLAPKPAHQAVLGVVGK
- a CDS encoding fumarylacetoacetate hydrolase family protein; translated protein: MKIYKTRTCILVEKDEQCYSFHEDWDQFINRDDLFAYANERISVKRPINDAEVLKGELLAPIGRQEIWASGVTYYKSREARMDESKDSGGGDFYDRVYSADRPELFMKAMPYRTAGPGGKVNIRKDSKWNVPEPELTLLVSSGGKIIGYTAGNDMSSRDIEGENPLYLPQAKCYDQSAAVGPCIYVSEDPMAEDSEIHLEILRGDKQMFHGQIEISQIKRKFEDLVHYLILETSFPSGCYLMTGTGIVPPNEFTLQQGDEIRITIDHIGTLINFVA